The window ACGATGTCGTGACGGGTCAGGTCGGCCTTGGAGAGCGCCTGGCCGATGACCTCGCGCACGTTCGCCCAGATCTCCATCGGGTCGTGCTCGACCCAGCCGGCCTTGGGGAAGATCTGCTCGTGCTCCTTCTGACCGGTGGACACGATGGTGCCCTTGTGGTCGAAGATGATCGCGCGCGAGCTGGTGGTGCCCTGGTCGATGGCCAGGACGTACTTTTGTTCAGACATGTCGAACTCCTTTGTCGTTACTGAAAGTCAGTGAGATGAAGCGGATGCGCGGGGCGCTCAGGTGAGGATCGGCAGCAGAGGGATGGCCAGCAGACCGGCCAGCACGCCACCGATGATCGGGCCCACGACGGGAACCCAGGAGTACGACCAGTCGGAGCTGCCCTTGCCCTTGATCGGCAGGAAGGCGTGCGCCAGGCGCGGGCCGAGGTCACGGGCCGGGTTGATCGCGTAGCCCGTCGGGCCACCGAGCGACGCGCCGATCGCGATCACGAGCAGCGCCACCGGGAGGGCGCCGAGAGCTGCGAGGCCGCCCTCGCCCTGTCGTCCGCCGCCGAAGCCGATCACGACGAACACCAGCACGAAGGTGCCGATGATCTCGGTGACCAGGTTCCAGCCGTAGGAGCGGATGGCCGGACCGGTCGAGAACACGCCCAGCTTGTTGGCCGCGTCGGGCTCCTCGTCGAAGTGCTGCTTGTACGCCAGCCAGACGAACACCGCGCCGATGATTGCACCGATCAGCTGCGCGCCGATGTACGCGATGACGGAGAGGGCGTTGACGTCGACCGGAGTGGCCGCCGAGCCGAAGGTCTTCGCGCCGTTGGCGAGAAGTCCCAGGGTGACCGCCGGGTTCAGGTGCGCGCCCGAGGCGTACGACACGATCACACCGGCGAAGACCGCGAGGCCCCAGCCGATGTTGACCATGAGCGTGCCGCCGTTGAAGCCCTTGGTGCGCACGAGCGCCACGTTGGCGACCACACCGCAGCCCAGGAGCACCAGGAGGGCTGTGCCCACCAGCTCCGATACGAAGTCGATACCGAGATTGTCCACGTTGACCTTTCTTCTCTCAGGTGGCGCTGCGCCACCCGACTCAGTTGACGGCTGCTGCCGCCGTGTTCGCCGCTTCCAGCACGATGCCGTGGAAGAAGCGGAGGTTCCGGGCCGCGAGGCGGCGCTCGTCGGCGAGGGTCTCGTCCGACCAGCCCTTCGAGCGCTGCGCCAGGGTGCTCAGCTCATCGAACACCTCCTGGGTCAGACCGCCCACGAACGCGATGATGCTGCGGCGCAGCACCAGGTCGCTGAGGTGCACGGTGTGCTCGCCCATCAGGAAGTCGATCTCGCCGGTGCTGTACCCGGGCAGGGTCTGAAGCGGTGCATCCGTCGCCTCGGTGGCGTTCAGCGCTGCGATGTGGTCGATGACCTTCGCGGCGTTGCTGCCGTAGCGGGCGAGCAGGGTGCGGGTGCGCTCCTGGCCGAGGTCGGCACCGTGCGCCTTGATCCAGGATGCGGTGGCCGCCGGGGTGGTCGGGAAGCCCGCCCCGCCGCCGATCGCCAGGTCGGTGGTGCTGACCTTCCGGGTGCGGCCGAGAAGCGCCAGGGTGTCGTTCGTCAGGTGCTCGGCGAGGGCGCGGAACGTGGTCCACTTGCCGCCGACCAGGCTGAGCTGCTTGGTCTTCGTCGAGGTGCCGAAGGCGGTCTGCTCGATGCGGTAGTCGCGCGACACGAAGCCGGGGGCGGTGTCGCCGTGGCCGGGCAGCGGGCGGATGCCCGAGTAGCGGTAGACGATCTGCGGACGGTCGACCTCGATGGTCGGGAAGACGTGCTTGACCAGCTGGAAGAAGTAGTCGACCTCCTCCTCGGTGCAGACGCTCGGCTCGGTGATGTCGGCCTCGAGGTCGGTGGTGCCGACGAGCACGCGGCCGTTCAGCGGGTAGATCAGCACGATGCGGCCGTCGTTGTTCTCGAAGAAGACCTCGCCGCCGGCGCAGGCCTCGTAGAGCTCTGCGTTGTCGAGCACGATGTGCGAGCCCTTGGTGCCGCCCATCCACGTCGTGGACTCGCCGAGGGCGGCGTTGGTCAGGTCGGTCCAGGGGCCGGAGGTGTTGACGACCACGTCGGCCGCGACCTCGAAGGTCTCGCCGCTGACGAGGTCACGGAGCACCACGGCGTCGCCGTTCGAGCCGACCGCCTCGAGGTAGTTGGCCGTGCGGGCGTGGGAGCCTGTCGCCAGAGCATCCTGAACCAGGTCGAGCGCGAGCCGCTCGGGGTTCTCGACCGCGGCGTCGTAGTAGGTCGCGGTGTACTTCACGTCGCCGCGGAGCTTCGGGAGCTTGGCGAGCGACTTCTTGCGTCCCACGAACTTGTGGCGCGGCACGTTGCCGCCGTCGCGCGAGAAGGAGTCGTAGCCGAGCAGGCCGACCTTGATCAGCAGCGCGCCGCGCTCCTTGGCCTTGCCCTGCTTGTGGGTGAGGAAGCGCAGCGGGGCGCTCAGGATGCCCGAGAAGGTCGAGAAGATTGGGATGGTCGTGGGCAGCGGCTTGACGTAGTGCGGCGCCAGGCGGAGGAGGCGGTTACGCTCCTGCACGCTCTCGCGCACGAGGCGGAACTCGCCGTTCTCGAGGTAGCGCACGCCACCGTGGATCATGTGGCTGGAGGCGGCCGAGGCGCCCGAGGCGTAGTCGCCGCGCTCGACGAGCACGACGTCGACGCCCTGGAGCGCGAGATCGCGGAACGTGCCGATGCCGTTGATGCCGCCGCCGACGATCAGGACCTGGGTCTTGGGGTTGCTGCGGATGGCTTCGACGCTGCTGCGGACATCGTTGGTGCTGGTCACTGTTCACTCGCCTTCGTGCTGGGTTGACTGTCCAGTTCTACGACCGATTTCACATATGATCAAGCTCGTTGCACATATGTGCAGACGAAAGGATGCGAGGACGCATGGCCGACACCGCTGGCGCCGAGAAGGAGCGCGACGCGCTCCGCGCCGCCCACCTCTACTACCTGCAGGATCTGACGATGGAGGCCATCGCCACCGAGCTGCACACCTCGCGATCCTCCGTCTCCCGCCTGCTCGGTTACGCCCGCGACACGGGGCTCGTCGAGATCCAGGTGAAGTCGCCGCTGGACCGGCTGTCGAGCCTGCAGGAGCGGATCCGGGCCCGCCACGGGGTCACGGCGCACGTCGTGCCCGTGCCCGACTCGACCGCCGAGGTCGACCGCCTCGAGCGCGTGGCGATGAGCGCTGCACGGATTCTCGGGCCCTTCTTCGATTCCAACATGACCATGGGCATCGCCTGGGGCTCGACCCTGTCGGCCGTCTCGCGGCACCTGCAGGAGAAGGTCACGCACAACTCGCAGATCGTGCAGCTGAACGGCGCCTCGAACGCGCGCACGACGGGCATCGGCTACGCCAGCGAGATCATGAGCCGCTTCGGCACGGCCTTCGGGGCCTACGTGCAGCAGTTCCCGGTGCCGGCGTTCTTCGACGACCCGCGCACCAAGGAGGTGCTCTGGCGCGAGCGCAGCATCCGGCGGGTGCTCGAGATCCAGAAGCACATGGACATCGCGCTGTTCGGCCTCGGCTCGGCCTACGCCGAGGTGCCCTCGCACGTCTACGTCGGCGGCTACCTCGACGACGACGACTTCCAGCAGCTCGGCCGCTCGCAGGTGGTCGGCGACGTGGCGACGGTCTTCTACCGCGCCGACGGCTCGAGCGAGGACATCCCGATGAACGCCCGCTCCTCCGGCCCGTCGCTCGAGCTGCTGCGCAAGGTCTCGCGGCGGGTCTGCGTGGTGTCGGGGCGCTCGAAGCTGCCCGCCCTCCGCGGCGCACTGGCTGCCGGGGTGATGACCGACCTGATCATCGACGAGACGACGGCGCACTCACTGCTGGAGGACTGAGGCCGCCGGAGGCTTGAGGCTCTCGAGCACTCGGGCGGTGGCGGGGCCGACGCCGCGGCGCCAGGCCTGCTGCAGCTCGGCCTCGGTGTCGACGTCGTGGCGCAGGGTCGAGTCGTCGCCGAGCGCCAGGGCGACGTGACCGGCGGCGCGGTGGCGCCCGGCCGAGCCAGCTCCGAATCGGGGCACGAGTCCGGCGCCGGCCGTGCTCCCGGCCGCGGTGATGAGCGTGGTGCCCGAGCCCTCGGCGTCGGCGACGAAGGCGAGCGGATGCGCGTACGCGGCCTCGAGCGCCTCGTCGACGTCGCCCGCCACGAGCGTGGGCAGGTCGCCGAGCATCGCGGCCGTCGGCCCGTCATCGGCGGCGGCGATGCCGCGGGCGACAGCCGCGTTGAGCCCCTCACCCGGATCGTCGAGCACCTCGACACCGGGCACCGTCTCGCGGAGCCGGGCGGCGATCGACGACCCGGCATCCGTCACCACGATCACTCGGCCGACCGTGCGGGCGGCCCGCAGCGCGGCGACCGCGTCGAGGGTGAACGCCTCGGCGAGCAGCAGGCGCTCTTCGGCGGAGCGCTCGGGCATCAGGCGGCTCTTGCCCTCGGCGGTGCCTTTGACGGGTACGACGAGGGTCCACGGGGAAGTCATTGCTCCGATTATCCCGCACTTCGAAAAGACAGAACGATCGGTACGTTTTCGGGAATGGTCCGGGAGGGTCGTGGGTTGTATACAGCGTGAGCAGAACGTTTCTTGAGATCGAGGGCGAACGCGGAGTCGTGTCGCGGTATCGCCGCCACCCCAATGGAAAGGGTTACGTCGCAGTCGGAGCGGAGGTCGACCCGTCGGCCTACGTCGACCCCACGAGCTATGTCGAGGCCGGCGCCAAGGTCGGGCCTAAGGCGTGGATCGGGTCCGGCAGCTGGATCGAGCACGACGCGATCCTCGGCGCCGGAGTGTTCGTCGGCGCGAACGTGCACGTCGGCGCGTCGGCCGTGATCGGGCGCACGTCGAAGATCGGCAGCCACTCGCGGATCGGCGAGAGGGCGGCCATCTCGGACGCGACGCTGATCGAGAACGACACCACGATCGCGCCCGGTGCGGTGCTGCGGCGTGGGGCGGGGTCGGGTGCCGGGTCTTCCTCGGGTTCGGGCGCGGCCTCGGGCTCGTCCGACTACGTGCGGGCGGCGTGAGCCGATCGTCTCCCGCGGCGCGTCCCCCCTTGCGGGGTGGGCGCGCCTTCGTCGTTCTTGGGCGGCCCTTCGTCGTCGATGAGCTGGCGCGGTCGATCGCCGGTAACCGCGCCGGGCCGGCGCGATAGAGTCGTAGCCATGACGGCCGACAGCACCCGCGCAGCAGCTCGCGCCCTGCTGCGCCTCGCCGCCGTCGCCTCAGGGCTCGGCCTCGTCTGGTTCGTCAGCTCGAGCGGCGCGCTCGACTCCGGCGCAGTGACGGCACTGGCTCTCGTGGCCACCGCTCTCGCAGCGGGGTCGGTCGCCGCGGCGTCCGTCGCATCCGTGCTGCGGGCACTGAGGGCCGTGCTCGCGCGGTTCGTGCGCGCATCCGCTCGCCCGCGCCCCGCCGACGACGTCGACCTGCCGGTCACCGTCGTGCAGAGCCGCCCCGACGCCCCCGGGCGTCCCCGCACGCGCGCACCCGGCCGCCTCCTCGCGGCCGCGTAGCGCAGCTCCCCGCCCCTGACCGGGGCGTCCGCCCTTCACCGAGCACTCCGCCCCTGTCGGCGGTCTGTCCGTAAAGGGCGACCCGCCCCTGCCGGGCGGGAATGCGCTCCTTCGCGGCCATACGGTCCCCCATCCGTATCCCGCAAGGAGTCCCGTGAACATCTATGCCTTCGGCCCCGTCGCGGCCGCGCTCGACGCCGCCTCGACGGTGCTGCAGTTCCTCTCGTCCGTCCTCCAGCCGCTCGCCGGCGGAGCCTCGGCCGCCCTCGCGGTGGTCGCCCTCACCGTTCTGGTGCGCCTCGTGCTGATCCCGGTGGGGGTCTCGCAGGCCCGCGCCCAGCGGATGCGCGCCCGCCTCGCCCCGCGCCTCGCCGAACTGCAGCGCCGGCACCGCCGCGACCCGCAGCGGCTGCAGCGTGAGACGATGGCGCTCTACGCGTCCGAGAACGCCTCGCCGCTCGCCGGCTGCCTGCCCCTGCTGCTGCAGGCGCCCGTGCTCTCGCTGGTCTACGGGCTGTTCATCCTGCCCACGATCAACGGGCACCCCAACGTGCTGCTCACCGAGTGGCTGCTCGGGGCACCGCTCGGCACCTCCTTCGCGGCGGCGCTCAGCGCAGTCGTCTCGGGGCATCCGCTGCAGGCGTCGGCGGGGCTCGCGGTGCTGCCCGGGTCTCCGGATGCTCTGCCCGCGCTCGTGGTGACCGGGATCGTGCTGGTGCTGCTCGCCGCGGTGGCCCTCGTGTCGCGGCGGGTGACGCTGGCGCTGGCACCGGTGCCGGTGGTCGCACCGGTGTCGGGCTCGTCGTCTGGGTCGGGCTCGTCGTCCGCGTCGGCCTCGTCGTCTGGCGGGCCCGGCGCGGCAGCGGGCCTGCCGGCGGCGCTGGCCCCGGGTGGCGGGCTGCAGCGCGCCCTCTCCTGGCTGCCGTTGATGACCGTCGTGATCGCCGCGTTCGTGCCGCTCGCCGCGGCGCTCTACCTGCTCGTCACCACCACGTGGACCGTGGCCGAACGGGCGCTCCTGCACCGCCTCATCCGCTGACTCGTGAAATAGGGCGGATTCCCTAGGTGCACCCGCCGCCTCACGGCGCACGATCATCTGAGACACCCGCCCGGCCGCCCGTCGAAAGGATCACGATGACGACGTCCCCCGATCAGCCGACCCCCGCATCCGCTCAGAGCTCCCCCGTCTTCCCGAGGGCGGGTGACGACGCCCTGCTCGACCTGAGGGAGCGGCTTCAGCGCTTCCGCCCCGTGCCGCAGCTCGACGGCCCCGCCTTCGCCGGATCCGAGCTGGGCGTCGGGCCCGCGCTCCTCGAGCGCCTCGTCGAGCACTGGCGCGACCGCTTCGACTGGCGCGCCCAGGAGTCGCGGCTGGCCGCGCTGCCGTGGCGGCAGACCGAGCGGGCGACGGTTCCGGTGCGGGCGATCGTGGCCGAGGTGCCGGATGCTCCGGTCGTGCTCCTCCTGCACGGCTGGCCCGACTCCGTGCTGCGCTTCGAGCGGCTCCTGCCGCTGCTCGACGACCTGACGGTGGTGGCTCCCGCGTTGCCCGGCTACCCGTTCGCGGCCGCCGCGGATCCCGCCGGGCTGCCACCGACCGCGATGGCGGACGCCGTGGCCGCCGCGATGGCCGAGTTCGGCTTCGACCGCTACGTCGTCTCTGCCGGCGACGTCGGCTGCGACGTGGCGGAGGCGCTGGCCGCGCGGCACCCGTCGGCCGTGTCGGCGCTGCACCTCACGGACGTGTCGCAGCGGCACTTCCTGGACGCCGGCCCCGAGCTGCTCGACGACCTCGACGACGAGGAGCGCGCCTACGTTGAGCACGGGCGTCGCTGGCAGGCGGCCGAGGGCGGCTACATGCACGAGCAGTCCACCCGCCCGTGGACGCTGGCCGCCGGCCTCGGCGACTCCCCCGCCGGACTCGCCGCGTGGATCGTCGAGAAGCTCGTGCGCTGGACCGACTCCGACGGCCGCCTCGAGAACGCCTTCACCCTCGACGAGGCGCTGACCTGGGTGAGCGCCTACTGGTTCTCGGGCGCGATCGGCACCTCGTTCGCGCCGTACGCGGCGAACGACCCGAAGGACTGGCCGCGCATCCAGGCCCCCACCGTGTTCACGGTCTTCCCGCACGACCTCGTGAACGCACCCCGCCGCTTCGCCTCCCGCTTCTTCGAGGTGGCCGACTGGCGCGAGTACGCGCGCGGCGGCCACTTCGCGGCGTGGGAGCAGCCGGCCGACTACGCCTGGGGCATCCGCCGCGCCCTGGAGCTGGCGCAGGGCTGAGCGCGGGCGGCTTCGCGCACGCACCTCGGTCACCGGCCGCGTGGAGCGCCCGGCGGCCGGGATGCGTGCGCCTACCGCCCCCCGTCGCCGCGCAGCGCCAGCAGGGCGGCCTCGAGACGGGCGATCGTGGCCGCCGCCTCGGCGTGGCCTTCGGCCAGGCCCTCGAGGCGACCCTCCGCCCGTCCCTCCTCACGGCCCTCGGCGTGGCCTTCCGCGAGGCCCTCGGCGCGGCCGGCAGCGAATCCCGCCAGGTGCCCCTCCGCGAGCGCCTCGTCGGTGCCGAGCCGGAACATGTCCCCCGGGCCGGTGCGCGAGAGGGCACGCGCGGGCGTGTCGAGGGAGGCCGTCACAGCGTCGGCGGCTCCGCGCACGAGGGCCACGGGCATCCCGCTCGCCTTGCCCTTGACCAGGTCGCCGGCCGACGCCAGCTCGTCGGCCAGCGCGGCCTGCGTGACGGCGAGCTCGTGCCCGAAGGTGTCGCGGGAGCCCCGCAGGTCGTCGAGCACGTGCACGCCGGCCGCCCCGATCGCCTGGTCGATCTGGCCCTCGCGCCAGGCGCGGCCGAGGGTGTCAGAGAGCACGACGCCGAGCTGCACGCCGAAGCGCTCCCGCAGCCCCGCGGCCAGCCCGCGTGCCGAGGCGTCGGGGTCGACGGGCAGCAGCAGCACGGTGCCGGACGGCGTGTTGCTCGCATCCACGCCGGCCGCGGCCTGCACGATGCCCTGCCGGTTCTCGACGATCCGCGTCACCCCACCCGGATGCGCCCGGC of the Herbiconiux flava genome contains:
- a CDS encoding DUF6412 domain-containing protein yields the protein MTADSTRAAARALLRLAAVASGLGLVWFVSSSGALDSGAVTALALVATALAAGSVAAASVASVLRALRAVLARFVRASARPRPADDVDLPVTVVQSRPDAPGRPRTRAPGRLLAAA
- a CDS encoding glycerol-3-phosphate dehydrogenase/oxidase → MTSTNDVRSSVEAIRSNPKTQVLIVGGGINGIGTFRDLALQGVDVVLVERGDYASGASAASSHMIHGGVRYLENGEFRLVRESVQERNRLLRLAPHYVKPLPTTIPIFSTFSGILSAPLRFLTHKQGKAKERGALLIKVGLLGYDSFSRDGGNVPRHKFVGRKKSLAKLPKLRGDVKYTATYYDAAVENPERLALDLVQDALATGSHARTANYLEAVGSNGDAVVLRDLVSGETFEVAADVVVNTSGPWTDLTNAALGESTTWMGGTKGSHIVLDNAELYEACAGGEVFFENNDGRIVLIYPLNGRVLVGTTDLEADITEPSVCTEEEVDYFFQLVKHVFPTIEVDRPQIVYRYSGIRPLPGHGDTAPGFVSRDYRIEQTAFGTSTKTKQLSLVGGKWTTFRALAEHLTNDTLALLGRTRKVSTTDLAIGGGAGFPTTPAATASWIKAHGADLGQERTRTLLARYGSNAAKVIDHIAALNATEATDAPLQTLPGYSTGEIDFLMGEHTVHLSDLVLRRSIIAFVGGLTQEVFDELSTLAQRSKGWSDETLADERRLAARNLRFFHGIVLEAANTAAAAVN
- a CDS encoding YidC/Oxa1 family membrane protein insertase; the encoded protein is MNIYAFGPVAAALDAASTVLQFLSSVLQPLAGGASAALAVVALTVLVRLVLIPVGVSQARAQRMRARLAPRLAELQRRHRRDPQRLQRETMALYASENASPLAGCLPLLLQAPVLSLVYGLFILPTINGHPNVLLTEWLLGAPLGTSFAAALSAVVSGHPLQASAGLAVLPGSPDALPALVVTGIVLVLLAAVALVSRRVTLALAPVPVVAPVSGSSSGSGSSSASASSSGGPGAAAGLPAALAPGGGLQRALSWLPLMTVVIAAFVPLAAALYLLVTTTWTVAERALLHRLIR
- a CDS encoding sugar-binding transcriptional regulator — its product is MADTAGAEKERDALRAAHLYYLQDLTMEAIATELHTSRSSVSRLLGYARDTGLVEIQVKSPLDRLSSLQERIRARHGVTAHVVPVPDSTAEVDRLERVAMSAARILGPFFDSNMTMGIAWGSTLSAVSRHLQEKVTHNSQIVQLNGASNARTTGIGYASEIMSRFGTAFGAYVQQFPVPAFFDDPRTKEVLWRERSIRRVLEIQKHMDIALFGLGSAYAEVPSHVYVGGYLDDDDFQQLGRSQVVGDVATVFYRADGSSEDIPMNARSSGPSLELLRKVSRRVCVVSGRSKLPALRGALAAGVMTDLIIDETTAHSLLED
- a CDS encoding epoxide hydrolase family protein codes for the protein MTTSPDQPTPASAQSSPVFPRAGDDALLDLRERLQRFRPVPQLDGPAFAGSELGVGPALLERLVEHWRDRFDWRAQESRLAALPWRQTERATVPVRAIVAEVPDAPVVLLLHGWPDSVLRFERLLPLLDDLTVVAPALPGYPFAAAADPAGLPPTAMADAVAAAMAEFGFDRYVVSAGDVGCDVAEALAARHPSAVSALHLTDVSQRHFLDAGPELLDDLDDEERAYVEHGRRWQAAEGGYMHEQSTRPWTLAAGLGDSPAGLAAWIVEKLVRWTDSDGRLENAFTLDEALTWVSAYWFSGAIGTSFAPYAANDPKDWPRIQAPTVFTVFPHDLVNAPRRFASRFFEVADWREYARGGHFAAWEQPADYAWGIRRALELAQG
- the cofE gene encoding coenzyme F420-0:L-glutamate ligase, translating into MSTRELRVVAFGGLPEISEGDDLVALIGDALDGAGLAPVDGDVLVVTSKIVSKAEGRRIAAADREDAITAETVRVVASRAHPGGVTRIVENRQGIVQAAAGVDASNTPSGTVLLLPVDPDASARGLAAGLRERFGVQLGVVLSDTLGRAWREGQIDQAIGAAGVHVLDDLRGSRDTFGHELAVTQAALADELASAGDLVKGKASGMPVALVRGAADAVTASLDTPARALSRTGPGDMFRLGTDEALAEGHLAGFAAGRAEGLAEGHAEGREEGRAEGRLEGLAEGHAEAAATIARLEAALLALRGDGGR
- the cofC gene encoding 2-phospho-L-lactate guanylyltransferase; this encodes MTSPWTLVVPVKGTAEGKSRLMPERSAEERLLLAEAFTLDAVAALRAARTVGRVIVVTDAGSSIAARLRETVPGVEVLDDPGEGLNAAVARGIAAADDGPTAAMLGDLPTLVAGDVDEALEAAYAHPLAFVADAEGSGTTLITAAGSTAGAGLVPRFGAGSAGRHRAAGHVALALGDDSTLRHDVDTEAELQQAWRRGVGPATARVLESLKPPAASVLQQ
- a CDS encoding MIP/aquaporin family protein, whose product is MDNLGIDFVSELVGTALLVLLGCGVVANVALVRTKGFNGGTLMVNIGWGLAVFAGVIVSYASGAHLNPAVTLGLLANGAKTFGSAATPVDVNALSVIAYIGAQLIGAIIGAVFVWLAYKQHFDEEPDAANKLGVFSTGPAIRSYGWNLVTEIIGTFVLVFVVIGFGGGRQGEGGLAALGALPVALLVIAIGASLGGPTGYAINPARDLGPRLAHAFLPIKGKGSSDWSYSWVPVVGPIIGGVLAGLLAIPLLPILT